In one Echinicola marina genomic region, the following are encoded:
- the asnB gene encoding asparagine synthase (glutamine-hydrolyzing): MCGINLALNFPLRGQEAIRLMMESTRHRGPDQSSWKSINEQLFIAGNRLKTVDLGDWANQPISIADQYFLVWNGALYNAEELRNHLLQSGATFESRSDSEVLLRWLMQKGEQGLGDLEGMFALVFVDSRREQIIVARDSYGKKPLYYYHHGSQWLFSSEAGALVSSGLIECSIDVEQYLPYFYSRHAFPGKSFYESVKQLEPGEMLKLDFEGKILSSYKRKEKVKKIGVADKGQFKNLLTEAVLRHFQADVPVGVLLSGGADSSLLLHTWVEETGIPLHTFTLTFEDRYLRAYPDPKYAKKVAKKYNAAHHEVVITPDLVLENWGNYLGDLDQPIGDSASFISWMIAKEAKKYVKILVSGAGADELFSGYSRHAAFRYFLKNKATMLKVAKMGKVLPLLGRKGRKMAHAVDASDDVTFLNFSSLQRIPKKHIAAFLKYYPEDLPPYKAALTWDRQYYLVNDILKIHDNALMCHGIEGRAPYLDKGLVDLSLSLDEEVHLQLSNKEWIKGLLEDAGLKELAVRKKLGLGLPIKEWLKSHEGFREKVFKEIREFEVKEGRNFPEEMLNLAKQPSLYINDSFLQIWNLFVLAGWYRKKIK; encoded by the coding sequence ATGTGCGGAATTAATCTAGCGCTAAATTTTCCTCTTAGAGGTCAGGAAGCCATACGGTTAATGATGGAGTCCACACGGCACCGTGGTCCTGATCAATCCTCCTGGAAGTCTATTAATGAGCAGTTGTTTATTGCAGGTAATAGATTAAAAACCGTTGATCTTGGCGATTGGGCCAATCAACCTATCAGTATTGCTGACCAGTATTTTTTGGTATGGAATGGCGCACTTTATAATGCTGAAGAGCTCAGGAATCACTTGCTTCAATCAGGAGCTACTTTTGAAAGCAGGTCGGACAGTGAGGTATTGCTGCGCTGGTTGATGCAAAAAGGGGAGCAGGGACTAGGAGATCTTGAGGGGATGTTTGCCTTGGTTTTTGTGGATAGCCGGAGGGAGCAAATAATTGTTGCTCGGGATAGTTATGGAAAAAAGCCACTTTATTATTATCACCATGGAAGCCAATGGCTCTTTTCTTCAGAAGCTGGGGCCCTGGTTTCCTCAGGTTTGATAGAATGCAGTATCGATGTAGAACAGTATTTACCTTATTTTTATTCCAGGCATGCTTTTCCGGGTAAGAGTTTTTATGAATCCGTGAAGCAACTTGAGCCTGGTGAGATGCTAAAATTGGATTTTGAGGGCAAAATTTTATCCTCCTATAAACGAAAGGAAAAGGTAAAAAAAATAGGAGTAGCCGATAAGGGCCAGTTTAAGAATTTGTTGACCGAGGCAGTTTTAAGGCATTTTCAGGCAGATGTCCCTGTAGGCGTATTGTTGAGCGGGGGGGCAGATAGCAGTTTGCTGCTCCATACCTGGGTGGAGGAAACTGGAATTCCACTGCATACTTTTACGCTTACATTTGAAGACCGGTACTTAAGGGCCTATCCTGATCCAAAATATGCAAAAAAGGTGGCGAAAAAATACAATGCTGCCCATCATGAAGTGGTGATTACCCCAGATTTAGTTTTGGAAAACTGGGGAAATTATTTGGGGGATCTGGATCAGCCAATCGGTGATAGTGCCAGTTTCATCAGCTGGATGATAGCCAAGGAAGCTAAAAAGTATGTGAAGATCTTGGTCAGCGGAGCTGGGGCCGATGAGCTGTTCAGCGGATACAGCAGACATGCTGCATTTAGGTATTTCCTTAAAAATAAAGCGACAATGCTTAAAGTAGCAAAGATGGGAAAGGTTTTGCCTCTTTTGGGCAGGAAGGGTCGTAAGATGGCCCATGCAGTGGATGCATCAGATGATGTGACTTTTTTGAATTTTAGTTCTTTGCAAAGGATACCTAAAAAACATATCGCAGCATTCTTAAAATATTATCCAGAGGATTTGCCCCCCTATAAGGCAGCACTTACCTGGGATAGGCAATATTATTTGGTCAATGATATCTTAAAGATTCATGATAATGCATTGATGTGTCATGGGATTGAAGGAAGGGCCCCTTATTTGGATAAGGGGCTAGTGGATTTGAGTTTATCCCTTGATGAAGAAGTGCATCTCCAATTGAGCAATAAGGAATGGATCAAAGGGCTTCTTGAGGATGCAGGGCTTAAGGAATTGGCCGTAAGGAAAAAGTTAGGATTAGGCTTGCCCATAAAAGAATGGCTGAAGTCCCATGAAGGTTTTCGCGAGAAAGTTTTTAAGGAAATCAGGGAATTTGAGGTTAAGGAAGGGCGAAACTTTCCTGAGGAAATGCTTAACTTAGCTAAGCAGCCAAGTTTATACATTAATGATAGCTTCCTTCAAATCTGGAACCTTTTTGTGCTTGCAGGTTGGTATAGGAAAAAAATAAAATGA
- the nth gene encoding endonuclease III, giving the protein MLKKERYKAFTDHFSTHMPVAETELEYETPFQLLIAVVLSAQCTDKRINMVTPALFRDFPTPEHLASSTFDELFPYIKSVSYPNNKTKHLLGLGKMLVEDFNSEIPSTVKELVKLPGVGRKTANVITSVVWNQPNMAVDTHVFRVSKRLGLVPQNAKTPLEVEKQLIKHIPKEHIHIAHHWLILHGRYVCLARKPKCEACDITHFCRYYEKNKAKMEMEKELLSGTKK; this is encoded by the coding sequence ATGTTGAAGAAAGAGCGATATAAGGCATTTACGGACCATTTTTCTACCCATATGCCAGTGGCGGAGACGGAGTTGGAATATGAAACTCCCTTCCAGCTTTTGATAGCGGTGGTGCTTAGTGCGCAGTGTACTGATAAACGTATCAATATGGTGACACCGGCGCTTTTTAGAGATTTCCCGACTCCTGAGCACTTGGCTTCTTCCACTTTCGATGAATTATTTCCTTATATCAAGTCTGTATCCTACCCGAACAATAAAACCAAGCATTTGCTGGGTTTGGGCAAAATGCTGGTGGAAGATTTCAACAGCGAAATTCCTTCAACTGTAAAAGAGTTGGTGAAACTTCCAGGGGTAGGAAGGAAGACCGCCAATGTAATCACTTCCGTTGTTTGGAATCAACCCAATATGGCAGTGGATACCCATGTTTTTAGGGTTTCCAAAAGATTGGGCTTGGTGCCCCAAAATGCCAAAACTCCCTTGGAAGTAGAAAAGCAATTGATCAAGCATATTCCAAAAGAACATATTCATATTGCCCATCATTGGTTGATCTTGCATGGCCGTTATGTGTGTTTGGCAAGGAAACCTAAATGTGAAGCGTGCGATATTACCCATTTCTGTAGGTATTACGAAAAGAACAAGGCCAAAATGGAAATGGAAAAAGAATTGCTGTCTGGGACCAAGAAATAG
- a CDS encoding RNA polymerase sigma factor gives MSKRLGPKDSELIAQYRNGSEAAFEMLVDKYKSRVFTTIYMIVKDQGLAEDLLQDVFVKVIQTLNSDRYNEEGKFQPWLMRIAHNLAIDYFRKMKRYPSIVMEDGSSLFNTLKFAEDNVEDQKVKDETHELVRDLINELPEAQKQVLIMRHYMDLSFQEIADQTGVSINTALGRMRYALINIRKKLKQINVAYDNIFYPK, from the coding sequence ATGAGTAAAAGGTTAGGACCTAAAGACAGTGAGTTAATCGCTCAGTATAGAAATGGAAGCGAAGCAGCTTTCGAAATGTTGGTAGATAAATATAAATCGCGCGTTTTTACCACGATTTATATGATAGTAAAGGATCAAGGATTAGCGGAGGATTTGTTACAGGATGTTTTTGTAAAAGTAATCCAGACCCTAAACTCAGACAGGTATAACGAAGAGGGGAAATTTCAGCCGTGGCTGATGCGCATCGCGCATAATTTAGCGATAGACTATTTCAGAAAGATGAAGCGGTATCCTTCCATTGTAATGGAAGATGGTTCCAGTTTATTCAATACATTAAAATTTGCCGAGGATAATGTCGAAGACCAGAAGGTCAAAGATGAGACCCATGAATTGGTAAGGGATTTAATCAACGAGTTGCCTGAAGCACAGAAACAAGTCTTGATCATGAGGCATTATATGGACTTGAGTTTTCAGGAAATTGCCGACCAAACAGGAGTGAGCATTAATACCGCTCTTGGGAGGATGAGGTATGCATTGATCAATATTAGGAAGAAACTAAAACAAATAAATGTTGCCTATGACAATATATTTTACCCCAAATGA
- a CDS encoding RNA-binding protein, protein MKIIFINTLLFIITCTSIFSCTTEVIQQHQTIEVIGAAEVNFDATKACLNINYNGSKEGQESLEKLMSGKQMENFQVKKINESYYKSNNTKGVDFEYGISYRLILNKATDRDLISSLLRENNIGANLSSGGYFINIAEIQSKNELGFNQAIENAKSRIEKHASAMEKNYEILSIEEIDDFQQLPIDGIIYNTSLIKKVKVKALLN, encoded by the coding sequence ATGAAAATCATCTTCATCAACACCCTCCTGTTCATCATCACCTGCACCTCAATATTTTCCTGCACTACCGAAGTAATCCAACAACATCAAACCATTGAGGTCATAGGTGCTGCTGAAGTCAATTTTGATGCTACAAAAGCTTGTTTGAACATCAATTATAATGGTTCCAAAGAAGGCCAAGAAAGCCTGGAAAAGCTGATGTCTGGAAAGCAAATGGAAAACTTTCAAGTCAAAAAAATAAACGAGAGCTATTACAAATCCAATAACACCAAAGGTGTGGATTTTGAATACGGAATAAGTTATCGCCTAATACTCAACAAAGCAACAGATAGGGACTTAATCAGTAGCCTACTCCGGGAAAATAATATTGGTGCCAACCTAAGCAGCGGAGGATATTTTATCAATATCGCTGAAATCCAATCCAAAAATGAACTAGGATTCAACCAGGCAATCGAAAATGCAAAATCAAGAATCGAGAAACATGCCAGTGCAATGGAGAAAAATTATGAAATACTATCCATAGAAGAGATCGATGATTTTCAGCAGTTACCCATTGACGGTATCATTTACAATACCAGCCTCATCAAAAAGGTTAAAGTTAAGGCCCTATTAAATTGA
- a CDS encoding glycosyltransferase family 4 protein has product MRIIYIHQYFVTPEEGGAVRSYHLAKGLVETGVEVEMITAHSSGEYDFKMVEGIKVHYLPVAYDNTFGFAKRSVAFFSFVRLAKQLLKKLNRPDLLYITSTPLTTGLIGLWAKRRLALPYIFEVRDLWPEAPVQVGAVKNPVLKKALYKLEKRIYQHALKIVALSPGIRNYIENIVPAGDISLIPNFSDVKFFKPSFQKDEEYLKELDWKKEALSFAYTGAIGDVNAVGELLDFAEEAQLRNKNWQFAIMGKGKRLAALKIIAKEKKLNNLKFLPFGDKVAVRKLLSVTDVSFISFDHLPVLKTNSPNKFFDAIAMGNAIMVNHKGWVYNLVKRNKIGVVYDSQKMDLGIAKMEALDADRKRLKGMKHRASDLAVLHFSKEKALSRLLFTLDPKKYPLPTIDEVYMLIA; this is encoded by the coding sequence ATGAGAATCATTTATATTCACCAGTATTTCGTAACTCCCGAAGAAGGTGGCGCAGTAAGATCATACCATCTTGCCAAAGGACTTGTGGAGACTGGTGTGGAAGTAGAAATGATCACAGCCCATTCATCGGGAGAATATGATTTCAAAATGGTGGAAGGGATCAAGGTCCATTATCTTCCGGTAGCCTATGACAATACCTTTGGCTTTGCTAAACGCTCAGTGGCCTTTTTTAGCTTTGTGAGGTTGGCCAAGCAGTTGTTGAAAAAGCTAAATAGACCAGATTTGCTGTACATTACCTCAACTCCTTTGACCACTGGACTGATTGGTTTGTGGGCAAAGCGCAGGCTGGCATTACCTTATATTTTTGAGGTTAGGGACCTTTGGCCGGAGGCACCTGTTCAGGTAGGAGCGGTGAAAAATCCCGTATTGAAAAAGGCTTTGTATAAACTGGAGAAGCGGATTTACCAGCATGCTTTAAAGATTGTTGCCCTTTCTCCCGGTATAAGAAATTATATTGAAAACATTGTTCCTGCTGGTGATATTAGTTTGATCCCCAATTTTTCGGATGTGAAGTTTTTTAAGCCCAGTTTCCAAAAAGATGAGGAATATCTTAAGGAATTGGACTGGAAAAAGGAAGCTTTGAGTTTTGCTTACACGGGAGCTATTGGGGATGTCAATGCGGTGGGTGAATTGTTGGATTTTGCTGAAGAGGCACAACTAAGAAATAAAAATTGGCAATTTGCCATAATGGGTAAAGGAAAAAGATTGGCAGCGCTTAAGATCATAGCAAAGGAGAAAAAGCTGAACAATCTTAAGTTTTTACCCTTTGGGGACAAGGTGGCCGTAAGAAAATTACTATCGGTTACGGATGTGTCCTTTATTTCCTTTGACCATCTTCCGGTGCTTAAAACTAACAGCCCCAATAAGTTTTTTGATGCCATAGCCATGGGAAATGCTATTATGGTGAATCATAAGGGATGGGTTTATAATTTGGTCAAGCGAAATAAGATAGGGGTAGTGTACGATTCCCAAAAAATGGATTTGGGAATCGCAAAAATGGAAGCTTTGGATGCAGACAGGAAGCGGCTCAAAGGAATGAAACACAGGGCAAGTGATCTGGCTGTGTTACACTTTTCGAAAGAGAAAGCCCTCAGCAGACTTCTATTTACACTTGATCCCAAGAAATACCCTTTACCCACTATTGACGAGGTTTATATGCTGATTGCATAA